A DNA window from Megalobrama amblycephala isolate DHTTF-2021 linkage group LG11, ASM1881202v1, whole genome shotgun sequence contains the following coding sequences:
- the LOC125277693 gene encoding uncharacterized protein LOC125277693: protein MRGNSFCAEVDKISLHIAYYFSALKNSVVSEPPLQEKKMQRRLTTQQALEMILSEVNPCDSDGEDIELQPDSDSELSDLSSDEETAPQPKKRARLGTDLTETAKDGTVWREEQVGTRLPFTPIKAYAADGEPTAKARKSISSRLQSFLCFITLDMLHSIQEWTIQHAQETEHVHWFMALPELMAFIAIVILRGLTKVPSLRDCWSANLGNPHIIGTMPRNRFQDIMRHLRFDDRSTRSDRAKTDKFAAISSVWASFVTNCITSYNAGLHITVDEELFPSKTRCCFLQYIATKPDKFGIKFWVACDLKSKYICNVLPYLGKDPSRPSGERLSENVVMRLMEPFLDKGRNVTTDNFFTSLSLAHKLLSRKTTILSTVNKIRREIPQSARHTDRNEFTTQVFSTTAATLTAYAPKRKKTVYILSSMHSVIQTDNTTKRKPNTVTLYNTTKCGVDVMDQMAREYTVRTGTRRWPVAVFYNMIDMAALNAHVLYQACTGRQERRVDFLVELARELANSHMCAKKARKEQLLRTQPSTPSPGKRAMCQVKHQCKNNHATVRCVHCYRYTCGKCRREIPWQCQDCE, encoded by the exons ATGAGAGGTAATTCCTTTTGTGCTGAGGTGGATAAAATCTCACTGCACATAGCCTACTACTTCAGTGCCCTCAAGAATTCTGTGGTGTCCGAACCTCCTCTCCAAGAAAAGAAAATGCAGAGAAGACTCACCACTCAGCAGGCCTTGGAAATGATCCTGAGTGAAGTAAACCCTTGTGACTCAGATGGAGAAGACATAGAACTTCAGCCGGATTCGGACTCAGAGCTGTCTGATCTGTCTTCAG ATGAGGAGACTGCTCCTCAACCAAAAAAGAGAGCCCGTTTGGGGACTGACCTGACAGAGACAGCGAAAGATGGCACAGTGTGGCGTGAAGAACAGGTGGGGACACGTCTCCCTTTCACCCCAATCAAAGCGTACGCTGCAGATGGAGAGCCAACGGCTAAGGCCAGGAAAAGTATCTCGAGTCGCCTTCAGAGCTTCCTGTGTTTCATCACTCTTGACATGCTTCATAGCATTCAAGAATGGACTATTCAACATGCACAGGAAACAGAGCATGTTCATTGGTTCATGGCCCTCCCTGAACTAATGGCATTTATTGCAATTGTCATCTTGCGGGGGCTTACCAAGGTTCCATCACTACGTGACTGCTGGTCAGCAAACCTGGGAAACCCACATATCATTGGAACAATGCCGCGAAACCGCTTCCAAGACATCATGCGTCACCTACGCTTTGATGACAGGTCCACCCGGAGTGATCGAGCAAAGACTGATAAGTTTGCTGCAATTTCCAGTGTGTGGGCATCATTTGTCACCAATTGCATCACGTCCTACAACGCTGGTCTACATATTACCGTTGATGAAGAGCTTTTCCCGTCAAAGACTCGCTGCTGTTTCCTGCAGTATATTGCAACTAAACCTGACAAGTTTGGGATCAAGTTTTGGGTGGCTTGCGACCTAAAATCCAAGTACATTTGTAATGTCCTCCCATATCTTGGCAAGGACCCTAGTCGTCCCAGTGGAGAGAGACTGTCTGAAAATGTAGTGATGAGGCTGATGGAACCATTCCTAGACAAGGGCAGAAATGTTACCACGGACAATTTTTTCACATCGCTGTCACTTGCGCATAAACTTCTTAGCCGGAAAACCACCATCCTCAGCACAGTCAACAAGATTCGCCGGGAAATCCCTCAATCCGCTAGACACACAGATCGCAATGAATTCACCACTCAG GTGTTTTCAACCACTGCTGCTACGCTGACGGCGTATGCGCCCAAACGGAAGAAGACCGTCTACATTCTTAGCAGCATGCACAGCGTGATTCAGACTGATAATACCACCAAAAGGAAGCCAAACACTGTCACCCTTTACAACACCACAAAGTGCGGCGTGGATGTGATGGACCAGATGGCGCGGGAGTACACTGTCCGCACAGGGACACGGCGCTGGCCAGTTGCCGTGTTCTATAACATGATTGACATGGCAGCACTGAATGCACATGTGCTGTATCAAGCATGCACCGGAAGGCAGGAAAGACGGGTGGACTTCCTGGTGGAGCTTGCAAGAGAGTTGGCTAACTCTCATATGTGTGCGAAGAAGGCAAGAAAAGAACAATTGCTTCGGACACAACCCTCCACACCTAGCCCTGGAAAAAGAGCCATGTGTCAGGTCAAACACCAATGCAAGAACAATCATGCCACTGTGCGATGTGTTCACTGCTACAGATACACATGTGGTAAATGCAGACGGGAGATACCATGGCAGTGCCAGGATTGTGAGTGA